One window of the Babesia microti strain RI chromosome IV, complete genome genome contains the following:
- a CDS encoding chromosome transmission fidelity protein 18 (overlaps_old_locusTagID:BBM_III06280): MKNLYRLFKSQVQTKHNETHDILKDIYGSQHEIDYNFTHNVSEPSSEHIDLLVWPAGPPFGLGINTGSTYTSFGLIEMGNMYKYGNLRSPKSASKNNKTYVRFMSSLCYKILQNDLLKVVKSSNLFDLTDSTNVVQFKPLSKIHTPIYLRSYSIAAEDNNSNSNYLTQLLDKPIEYLFKQLIESDELIFETKKRKVEEVVTECAQDQLWVDKYKPLYFSDLLSDEKVNREALCWLNSWKNLEERGGEPRILILGGPPGVGKSTLVHVIARHSNYNVVEINASDDRTKDRLMPMILSITTTNSTTGQPNLCLLEEIDGLASGEEQVISALVSLLEKRTKEGGYKVKRPIICTCNDLYNRNLIKLRQIAKILFVYPPDELTLLQRLQSILSSESIVMDPLMLSNLINVYREDIRSCILALDYYTRDYRKDKKFKIHLNDMLDAFKDHSSRIDEFIRLVFSLSKEDESINIINNKLIKILTTGQVNPNFNTMAALLDDHLLKIPYNDPNMINTSYIMDLLAQSDVINSKININPSCSLLIVPYLETVNKIRPFQSSRLTSIVYPALSIHNIGFQRRLASRNAIKNLQANAIPHFANHIVNPSFLTDTLSFILYMIRPREALMAHDWSDLGRFFKNTNIVHEILQVTNSSPAVKQLVQIIRILSVYGIHLIKVQSSENISGEYHLDPDLTLLQMESWSSNFNNKKFAQFNILTDKIDFRPWKIESSVCESLCKAMSWFTNVWMHNIFCISKLGVDISSNIKTAILDSYISGPRFIPTPSVSTKPSLSTHVSISVNEDEFIENTLQPTFKELLVENFDMINCLRSLNFDKTSGKYKYVLENTSAVYHIVNNFQDLFK; the protein is encoded by the exons ATGAAGAACTTGTATAGACTATTTAAAAGCCAAGTCCAAACCAAACACAATGAAACACATGACATACTAAAGGATATCTACGGAAGTCAGCATGAAATAGattacaattttacacataatGTTTCTGAACCATCTTCTGAACATATTGACCTGCTTGTTTGGCCTGCAGGACCACCATTTGGTCTTGGCATTAATACTGGATCGACTTACACTTCATTTGGGTTGATTGAAATGGgtaatatgtataaatatggCAATTTGCGCTCTCCAAAATCTGCATCTAAGAATAACAAGACATACGTTAGATTTATGTCTTCGTTGTGTTATAAGATACTTCAGAACGATCTACTTAAGGTCGTTAAAAGTTCAAATTTATTCGATCTCACAGATTCTACCAACGTCGTCCAATTCAAGCCCCTCtcaaaaatacatacaCCAATATATTTGCGATCATATAGCATTGCAGCTGAAGATAATAATAGTAatagtaattatttaacacaATTGCTGGATAAGCCCattgaatatttgtttaa gcaACTAATTGAATCAGATGAACTGATCTTTGAGACCAAGAAGAGAAAGGTAGAGGAAGTTGTCACTGAATGTGCCCAGGACCAACTTTGGGTTGATAAGTATAAGCCTTTGTACTTTTCAGATCTACTAAGTGATGAAAAGGTCAATAGGGAG GCATTATGTTGGCTTAACTCGTGGAAAAATTTGGAAGAGAGGGGGGGTGAACCGCGGATATTGATACTGGGGGGTCCTCCAGGCGTCGGAAAATCAACATTAGTTCATGTTATCGCTAGGCACTCTAACTACAACGTTGTGGAGATTAATGCATCCGATGATCGCACTAAGG ATCGACTTATGCCGAtgattttgtcaataacAACGACAAATTCCACAACCGGCCAACCAAACCTATGTTTGCTAGAGGAGATTGATGGACTTGCTTCAGGGGAAGAACAAGTTATCTCGGCATTAGTGTCTCTGCTGGAAAAGAGGACCAAAGAGGGTGGTTATAAGGTTAAGAg GCCCATTATATGCACATGCAATGACTTGTATAATCGGAATCTTATCAAATTGAGACAAATAGCAAAAATACTTTTTGTTTATCCGCCTGATGAGCTTACACTATTACAGCGACTGCAAAGCATACTGTCTTCTGAATCAATTGTTATGGATCCATTAATGCTGTCAAATCTGATCAATGTGTATAGGGAGGATATAAGATCTTGTATTTTAGCATTAGATTATTACACGAG GGATTATAGGAAGGATAAGAAGTTCAAAATACATCTAAATGATATGTTAGATGCGTTTAAAGATCATTCTAGCagaattgatgaatttattcGTTTAGTGTTTTCATTGTCAAA GGAGGatgaatcaataaatatcataaataacaaattgattaaaattCTAACTACTGGACAAGTAAACCCAAATTTTAACACAATGGCGGCGCTTTTAGATGATCATTTGTTAAAa ATTCCATACAATGATCCTAATATGATCAACACGAGTTATATCATGGATCTTCTTGCTCAGTCAGATGTTATCAATAgcaaaataaatattaatccTAGTTGTTCTTTGCTAATAGTGCCCTATTTGGAAACTGTTAACAAAATCAGGCCCTTCCAATCTAGCAGATTAACGAGCATTGTATACCCTGCCCTTTCAATTCACAATATAGGTTTTCAGCGCAGATTGGCATCACGCAatgcaattaaaaatttgcaagCCAATGCAATACCTCATTTTGCAAATCATATAGTTAATCCATCTTTTCTAACGGATACTTTATCATTCATACTGTATATGATAAGGCCCAGAGAAGCGTTAATGGCTCACGATTGGAGCGATTTGGGCAGATTTTTTAAGA ACACAAACATAGTCCATGAGATACTACAAGTCACCAATTCTAGCCCCGCAGTTAAACAATTGGTGCAGATAATTCGTATACTGAGCGTCTATGGAATTCATCTAATTAAGGTGCAAAGTAGTGAAAATATCTCTGGAGAATATCATTTAGATCCTGATTTAACACTACTGCAAATGGAATCATGGTCTAGTAACTttaacaataaaaaatttgcacaatttaacattttgaCCGATAAGATTGATTTTAGACCATGGAAGATCGAATCTTCAGTGTGCGAATCGTTATGTAAGGCTATGAGCTGGTTCACTAATGTTTGGATGCACAATATCTTTTGTATTTCCAAATTAGGTGTGGATATATCTTCTAACATAAAGACAGCCATCCTAGATTCATATATTAGCGGTCCACGATTCATACCCACTCCATCAGTATCTACCAAGCCAAGTTTGAGCACTCATGTATCGATATCGGTAAACGAagatgaatttattgaaaaCACTCTACAACCAACATTTAAAGAATTGTTGgtggaaaattttgatatgatTAACTGCCTAAG ATCAttgaattttgataaaacCAGTGGCAAGTATAAGTATGTGCTGGAAAACACTAGTGCTGTATATCATATCGTTAACAATTTTCAGGACCTCTTCAAGTAA
- a CDS encoding hypothetical protein (overlaps_old_locusTagID:BBM_III06265) has product MSIGGLRYRLGRLYNSFYYAQSNNKYALLFLFPSVMWYTRFRADTKLGYRIYISPSATPTDYDEQLNDKSMLGYVTRIMDKFANTINVYIFSRSNDLPLAYGWKNGMKVYLEDDITVRGLKETFYGPDNYHQILVGCKGRTMLDSDNLALAVRGFCRHDPRIVFWRQL; this is encoded by the coding sequence ATGTCTATTGGTGGATTGAGGTACCGCCTCGGACGGCTCTACAACTCATTCTACTACGCACAAAGCAACAATAAATATGCTTTATTATTCCTCTTCCCCAGTGTAATGTGGTATACACGCTTCAGGGCAGATACCAAATTGGGCTATCGCATTTACATTTCCCCCTCTGCCACACCCACCGACTACGACGAACAATTAAACGATAAATCCATGCTTGGCTATGTAACCAGAATTATGGACAAGTTTGCCAATACTATAAATGTCTATATTTTTTCCCGGTCCAACGATTTGCCCTTGGCTTATGGGTGGAAGAATGGAATGAAGGTGTATTTGGAGGATGATATCACAGTAAGGGGACTAAAAGAGACTTTTTATGGCCCAGATAATTACCACCAAATACTAGTTGGTTGCAAGGGGAGGACTATGTTGGACAGTGACAATTTGGCACTGGCAGTACGTGGTTTTTGCAGGCATGATCCTAGAATAGTCTTTTGGAGGCAACTATAA
- a CDS encoding iron-sulfur cluster assembly protein (overlaps_old_locusTagID:BBM_III06260), with amino-acid sequence MYNRLRLFVSKNFFYNNTLPQFECNVKYSYGIYCFATITRAKKSLLNLTDRALYEIRRISSEDQIVKLSIRVKGCNGYIYDMTLVDRSKVDPMDEFHLDDRGNEVLVVDSKAVMYVLGTKIDFEEYDDGIASQFIFTNPNIGSFCGCGMSFNITKH; translated from the coding sequence atgtataataGGCTGCGACTCTTTGTAAGCAAGAACTTTTTCTATAACAACACTCTACCACAATTTGAATGTAATGTTAAATACTCATATGGAATCTACTGCTTTGCCACTATCACTCGCGCCAAAAAGTCCCTATTGAATTTGACGGATAGGGCACTATATGAAATTCGGAGGATTTCTAGCGAAGATCAGattgttaaattgtcaataagAGTCAAAGGGTGTAATGGTTATATTTATGACATGACCCTAGTGGACAGGTCTAAAGTTGATCCCATGGATGAATTCCATCTAGATGATCGTGGCAATGAAGTACTGGTTGTAGATAGCAAGGCTGTTATGTATGTTTTAGGAactaaaattgattttgagGAGTATGATGATGGTATAGCTTCCCAATTCATATTCACCAATCCTAATATTGGATCTTTCTGTGGATGTGGGATGAGTTTTAACATTACCAAGCACTAG
- a CDS encoding hypothetical protein (overlaps_old_locusTagID:BBM_III06250), whose amino-acid sequence MKLVNIPTIFAIYGLTTLLFDISYCTDTLDLQHYDGNGGNEGATGTELSTIDNNITFELSQDSLPLAQTIFKGSQIVINPLISNRIISWDGYFYFELPSNAHDASIYLNCIYNRQIMITISFFLIDDTIPTEIELSYNESEILEFPHDFRFPKWMTGFRGRTFVERLNRIVPYIDVDLTQNELHDSLTYIDESLFSYVHDKDNTKYLIRSISYGDKKVDIKPVSDVLLYILPVGYMKFTIRIDLRASPKQSLKKEVAKWDMTMEDITQVPEWILNANSRFSSMIFNLPPPSTLDLSSETLEYSFEVGGHYNTIHLSLEYENNDNFIGYLKWHDFYSYELPRDTSLRDIWIYPIGNNQILLIYYGYNYNLEPIQEIDSSIITFPDDYTPPQWIKDINPYFFDKVKIPIEFIELDFTKDELPQQLKYSQSFDTVDITIDKEYSESIRIGKILLIDGEKSYIVPKHNIITKIILTVSDNKIRTTLFYSEMSELTIDFRKDFYTELSSDFLPPKWIQTLEAFMECFNSNERILSLQLANDDLPPEIVLSTADDGVKLQLDYVHADNVIISSVSFGENHMLTVPSDSFVNAIYVIVADNQITIKIKYNESDGTLTSFTKELGQISDITVPLWLKNNLVT is encoded by the coding sequence atgaAGTTGGTAAATATTCCTACTATTTTTGCCATCTATGGTCTCACAACTCTATTATTTGACATATCTTATTGTACTGATACCCTAGATTTGCAACACTATGATGGCAATGGGGGAAATGAGGGTGCTACTGGAACGGAATTATCAACaatagataataatataaccTTTGAGTTATCACAAGATTCGCTTCCTCTAgctcaaacaatttttaaagGTTCTCAAATCGTAATAAATCCTCTTATTAGCAATAGGATTATCAGTTGGGATGGATACTTTTACTTCGAATTGCCCTCCAATGCACACGATGCTTCTATATACTTAAATTGCATTTACAATAGACAAATCATGATAACTATTTCGTTTTTTCTTATCGATGATACCATTCCAACAGAAATTGAGTTATCATATAATGAAAGTGAAATATTAGAATTTCCACATGATTTCAGATTTCCAAAATGGATGACCGGCTTTCGTGGAAGGACTTTTGTTGAACGTCTAAATAGAATAGTTCCGTACATAGATGTTGATTTGACACAAAATGAATTACACGATTCATTAACTTATATCGATGAATCTTTATTTAGTTACGTACACGATAAAGATAATACAAAATACTTGATTAGATCAATATCTTATGGTGATAAGAAAGTTGATATAAAGCCTGTATctgatgtattattatatattttacccGTGGGTTATATGAAATTTACTATCCGTATCGATCTTAGGGCTAGTCCAAAGCAATCACTCAAAAAAGAAGTGGCCAAATGGGATATGACAATGGAAGACATTACACAAGTCCCTGAATGGATACTTAATGCCAACAGTAGGTTCTCTTCCATGATATTCAATCTCCCACCACCATCAACACTTGATCTTTCATCCGAAACACTTGAATATTCGTTCGAAGTAGGTGGACATTATAACACAATCCATTTGTCGCTTGAATACGAAAataatgacaattttattggataTTTAAAGTGGCATGATTTTTATAGTTATGAATTACCCAGGGATACGTCACTTCGAGatatttggatatatcCCATAGGCAATAACCagattttattgatatactatggctataattataatcttGAACCAATTCAAGAAATtgattcatcaattattacatttccCGATGATTATACACCTCCACAATGGATTAAAGACATAAATCCATACTTCTTCGATAAAGTTAAAATCCCCATTGAGTTTATAGAGTTGGATTTTACCAAAGATGAATTACCACAACAACTAAAATATAGCCAGAGCTTTGATACAGTTGACATTACTATAGATAAGGAATATTCTGAGTCTATCCGAATTGGGaagatattgttaattgaCGGTGAGAAATCTTACATCGTACCTAAACATAACATCATCACTAAAATAATTCTTACAGTCTCCGACAATAAAATACGAACCACACTTTTTTACTCTGAAATGTCTGAACTAACAATAGATTTTAGAAAGGATTTCTACACTGAATTGTCCTCAGATTTCCTACCTCCAAAATGGATTCAAACACTTGAAGCATTTATGGAGTGTTTTAATTCCAATGAAagaattttatcattacaATTGGCAAATGATGATTTGCCACCAGAAATTGTTTTATCCACGGCTGATGACGGAGTGAAGTTGCAGTTGGATTACGTTCATGCTGACAATGTGATAATAAGCAGTGTTTCTTTTGGCGAAAACCACATGTTGACTGTACCCAGTGATTCGTTTGTAAATGCTATTTATGTGATAGTTGCGGACAATCAGattacaataaaaatcaagTACAATGAGTCGGATGGGACTTTGACAAGTTTTACCAAGGAACTTGGTCAAATCAGTGATATAACGGTCCCCTTGTGGCTAAAAAATAACCTGGTTACTTGA
- a CDS encoding Mitochondrial carrier protein (overlaps_old_locusTagID:BBM_III06270;~overlaps_old_locusTagID:BBM_III06275), with amino-acid sequence MSFIGACLGGLTARLIYHPFDTSRVNLQLKHSGPRSSIFLTREIFRENGLLYLYSGLGLSCIGSILGTGVYISSYNAIYNKFEDKISTNSMKSALIAECLASLIFVPTAVATERAQVRSLAIRIGNSFKILANIVKTGDLKALFKGYWLTLGVFVPLSIIQMPLYENIKNMLQKFYDNELTSKLIASAMSGGVAWWITSPLDIIRFRLQIQNAETNFNYKGLLHGVCCIHRGQGIAGLFRGSLNRSIFGAINFSTVILISHLYDAY; translated from the exons ATGAGTTTCATTGGAGCTTGCCTTGGGGGTTTAACTGCCAGACTCATTTACCACCCTTTTGATACGAGCAGAGTTAATTTACAACTCAAACACTCAGGGCCAAGAAGTTCTATATTTCTTACCCGTGAAATTTTTCGGGAAAATGGGCTTTTGTATCTATATAGTGGACTAGG ACTTTCATGTATCGGTTCAATTCTAGGTACAGGAGTGTATATTAGTTCATATAATGctatttataacaaattcgAAGACAAAATTAGCACTAATTCAATGAAATCTGCATTAATTGCGGAGTGTTTAGCAAGTCTTATATTTGTACCCACGGCTGTTGCTACGGAGAGGGCGCAGGTAAGAAGTTTAGCAATAAG GATCGgaaattcatttaaaattctAGCTAATATCGTCAAAACTGGAGATTTGAAGGCG CTATTCAAGGGATATTGGTTAACACTGGGCGTTTTCGTGCCGTTATCGATAATACAAATGCCGCTATATGAG aatatcaaaaatatgttgcaaaaattttatgatAACGAATTGACAAGTAAACTAATTGCATCAGCCATGTCTGGAGGTGTAGCTTGGTGGATAACATCGCCACTCGACATAATTAGGTTTAG GTTGCAAATTCAAAATGCAGagacaaattttaattataaaggATTGCTTCAT GGGGTGTGTTGTATACACAGGGGGCAAGGTATAGCGGGCTTATTTCGTGGATCATTGAATCGGAGCATTTTTGGAGCAATTAACTTCAGCACAGTGATCTTGATATCACATTTGTATGATGCCTACTAG
- a CDS encoding hypothetical protein (overlaps_old_locusTagID:BBM_III06255) → MIIMDSLFGPRVITLLTNVPIFSDGVPISPHIIKRTCGTYSLSDAESLFKDCKFKIALVNQLCGIGSDNIHCITIVDFMMSDNLTAIDTTFIIHSDKNEIKNTISKLISEDNITISKNHILSSYLLTEDDYYTELSFLMHIIFGPPEWIYNINYNYWTHQHWANCCKSSTFKYHKVELPECFVKYLNSNTFYVPDNLACGKYIVKSDSESELHYSDNELSPNDSVDSVISLSDPELNHPIIAISGVLRKHAGCMVKYRNIFVLDGCWIINNSYTVTNERDVILLLKSSCKWRDCSYQEGELYLVERRKIDPSNEFRLYYIDNSLVAISQLHSHIKLPYLQNPNNRIEVVTNIIQLNNEIQNIIRELRLQYCAVDVALGSDEFIIDILPWGWNGPLAHEPLLDWRDLRLLYIANYKFELRQLFRCGVEAIKNVYFLYIESDNQVRNGPFGNSVHPDDICELEYQFS, encoded by the exons ATGATTATCATGGATTCTTTGTTTGGCCCTAGGGTAATAACTCTATTAACCAACGTGCCAATTTTTAGTGATGGTGTGCCTATTTCAccacatattattaaacGAACATGTGGTACATATTCTTTATCTGATGCTGAATCATTGTTTAAAGACTGCAAGTTCAAAATTGCCTTGGTAAACCAACTGTGTGGTATTGGCAGCGATAATATACACTGCATAACAATTGTTGATT TTATGATGAGTGACAACTTGACAGCTATAGATACTACTTTTATCATTCAtagtgataaaaatgaaataaaaaatacaattagcAAACTAATTTCCGAAGACAATATTACTATATCGAAAAATCACATATTAAGCAGTTATCTGCTAACAGAGGATGATTATTACACAGAGTTGTCGTTTCTAATGCACATTATTTTTGGCCCTCCAG AGTGGATTTAtaacataaattacaaCTACTGGACTCATCAACATTGGGCCAATTGCTGTAAATCATCTACttttaaatatcacaaAGTTGAACTTCCAGAATGTTTTGTCAAATACTTAAACTCTAACACTTTCTACGTCCCAGATAATTTGGCATGTGGAAAATACATTGTCAAATCTGATTCTGAGAGTGAATTACACTACTCAGATAATGAACTATCACCAAATGATTCTGTTGACTCTGTTATTTCACTATCAGACCCAGAACTAAATCATCCGATTATTGCAATATCTGGCGTATTAAGG aaacaTGCTGGATGTATGGTTAAATATCgcaatatatttgttcTAGATGGATGTTggattataaataattcctACACTGTAACAAATGAGAG GgatgtaatattattactCAAGTCATCGTGCAAGTGGCGAGATTGTAGTTATCAGGAGGGAGAATTGTATCTAGTTGAACGGCGTAAAATTGATCCAAGTAATGAGTTTCGTCTGTACTACATTGACAACAGTTTAGTGGCAATATCGCAACTTCACTCGCACATAAAGTTGCCTTATTTGCAAAATCCAAACAACCGTATTGAAGTTGTCACTAATATAATACagttaaataatgaaatacaaaatataatccGCGAATTAAGACTTCAATATTGTGCTGTAGATGTTGCCCTAGGAAGTGATGAATTCATTATAGACATTTTGCCTTGGGGTTGGAACGGACCTTTGGCCCATGAGCCATTGCTAGATTGGCGAGATTTGagattattatacattgcCAATTATAAGTTTGAATTGAGGCAATTATTCAGATGCGGTGTTGAAGCGATAAAAAATGTCtattttttgtacattGAGTCTGATAATCAAGTAAGGAATGGGCCCTTTGGCAATAGTGTACACCCGGatgatatttgtgaattGGAATATCAGTTCAGTTAG
- a CDS encoding hypothetical protein (overlaps_old_locusTagID:BBM_III06275), with product MPTSRKLMRHISKVSNVEQRKLEYEFKCRLAVDVSKIFEDRRERFPRLMKNSHHVIATIIAVSSGTVLISPSTLFHNALLRHQIKLSALSLAYISANPLAFDIFDYKTSKYSFTRIFISLKTLLSSFLCLNLADYNVLKCMLLLSFSSFSYSLCCKYLAKRALIPETFAIYQSKLSLFIAITLLLGSIKAYFVTNDLKNPWYQSLGSSDT from the exons ATGCCTACTAGTAGAAAGTTGATGAGACATATATCTAAGGTATCCAATGTAGAGCAAAGGAAATTAGAATATGAATTTAAATGTAGATTAGCTGTAGACGTttctaaaatatttgagGATAGACGGGAGAGATTTCCTAG ATTGATGAAAAATTCCCATCATGTCATTGCAACAATCATTGCCGTTTCATCTGGAACTGTACTCATTTCCCCGTCAACTTTGTTTCATAACGCTCTATTAAGACACCAAATTAAGCTTTCAGCGTTGTCTCTAGCTTACATATCTGCAAACCCACTCGCTTTTGACATCTTTGACTACAAGACATCTAAGTATTCTTTTACCAG aatttttatatcTTTAAAAACTCTATTATCATCGTTTCTCTGTCTCAATCTTGCCGACTACAATGTATTGAAATGTATGCTTTTACTTTCATTCTCATCATTCTCCTACAGTCTGtgttgcaaatatttggcTAAGAGGGCGCTAATCCCCGAGACATTCGCCATTTATCAATCAAAGTTGTCCTTATTTATCGCAATCACTCTTCTTTTGGGTTCCATAAAAGCTTATTTCGTGACTAATGACCTTAAAAATCCTTGGTACCAATCTTTGGGCTCATCAGACACATAG